A portion of the Lolium rigidum isolate FL_2022 chromosome 1, APGP_CSIRO_Lrig_0.1, whole genome shotgun sequence genome contains these proteins:
- the LOC124665759 gene encoding uncharacterized protein LOC124665759, translating into MRLLFGNRRCASMSPANGRISPFASLETTDGRAASEESTSFSSSSPTESTGSDAEDPKEFKDNFRRIKARYAATANRPNDAAQVRRESKDCCNLTVETEFCDIDDGISRSCKARKVALLASRFRMSRVLFNRIVDNILEHDYDGYFTQKRSACGLLGLHPLQKMTAAMRMLTYGIAADGADEYIRSAEATNLEACKKFVIKVCEIFGDKYLRSPNEEDTARLLALGEERGFPAEGEAPEVNYTVNGHQYTMGYYLADGIYPKWATFVKTIPSPPTRKKKHFSQRQEAARKDVERAFGVLQSRFAIVRGPAKGWKRKEIGDVMKACVIMHNMIVEEERHTD; encoded by the exons ATGCGGTTGCTCTTTGGCAACCGACGCTGCGCCTCCATGTCCCCTGCGAACGGACGCATCTCTCCGTTCGCGTCCCTTG AGACAACCGACGGAAGGGCCGCATCTGAGGAGTCCACCAGCTTCAGTTCATCCTCTCCAACGGAGTCCACCGGATCGGATGCTGAAGATCCTAAAGAGTTCAAAGACAACTTCAGACGAATTAAGGCTCGTTATGCTGCTACTGCTAATCGACCCAACGATGCTGCACAAG TTCGAAGAGAATCTAAAGATTGTTGCAACCTCACAGTGGAGACTGAGTTCTGCGACATTGACGATGGCATTTCCCGGAGTTGCAAAGCTCGAAAAGTGGCTCTGCTAGCTTCACG GTTTAGGATGTCCCGTGTTCTGTTCAATCGCATAGTTGATAATATACTTGAACATGATTATGATGGTTATTTTACGCAAAAAAGAAGTGCTTGTGGACTTCTTGGTTTGCATCCATTGCAAAAGATGACCGCGGCAATGCGGATGCTAACTTATGGAATAGCAGCTGATGGTGCCGATGAGTACATCCGTTCCGCGGAAGCTACAAATTTAGAAGCTTGCAAGAAGTTTGTGATCAAAGTTTGTGAAATCTTTGGGGATAAGTACCTGAGATCTCCAAATGAAGAAGATACTGCAAGATTACTTGCATTAGGGGAGGAAAGAGGATTTCCTG CTGAAGGTGAAGCTCCAGAAGTGAACTATACTGTCAATGGTCATCAGTATACAATGGGGTATTACCTTGCAGATggcatatatccaaaatgggcaacatttgtgaagaccatACCATCTCCCCCAACCAGAAAGAAGAAACATTTTTCTCAAAGGCAAGAGGCGGCTAGAAAGGATGTGGAACGAGCCTTTGGAGTTCTGCAATCTCGTTTTGCCATTGTTCGAGGACCTGCGAAAGGATGGAAACGTAAAGAAATTGGTGATGTCATGAAAGCTTGTgtcataatgcataatatgatagTTGAAGAGGAGCGACACACTG ATTAG
- the LOC124665790 gene encoding putative F-box/FBD/LRR-repeat protein At1g66290, with the protein MAAAASHPDGGTKTRQEDEEGQPGAEDRLSALPEALRLQVLCLLPLKSAIRTGVLSTQWEALWTRRWPAPSSLDFRFAAYESSEPITEALERRGLRRLDRFALSFGIGELDGADFRRCLDYAAACAVEDLRVHYVDPTFPNLDFEFRLQPDDPHLTRLSLRGITICNPLRTCAFPALEVIQLRRVYVSNMTVQRLVAGCPLLRSLDLRYCAGLNFVSIVGAGAHLTSFTVAECPLLTSISAYGASSLRSLRYSGAYIAAYSIPATSELADICICFRRPAREWTPVCYAPGPCSDDLRRNWLELLTNLSNLTVLTLCSSALQTVSASARARSVAGNAAPCKLHNLRELQLLMFAMSNENMDDIYVFLMNCCGPRLERLFVQLPARGYQCASKKELSGIRIRGRDRPLEELFQVEPPEEAELDEDQSEAFENLMLLKMINFRGHDNEMRLVRLVLKKSTRLNQLILFTPTSNLPKGSRSRKNQPKGLKKDHMDTPQFIETKVLSLRKASPNAQIILSEPDDSAIEPLHCEGFVKVD; encoded by the exons atggcggcggcggcgtcccatCCCGACGGCGGCACGAAGACGCGGCAGGAGGACGAGGAAGGACAACCAGGCGCGGAGGACCGCCTCTCGGCGCTGCCGGAGGCGCTGCGGCTGCAGGTTCTCTGCCTCCTCCCGCTCAAGTCCGCCATCCGCACAGGCGTGCTCTCCACCCAGTGGGAGGcgctctggacgcgccgctggccgGCGCCCTCCTCCCTCGACTTCCGCTTCGCCGCCTACGAGTCCTCGGAACCGATTACCGAAGCCCTCGAGCGGCGCGGGCTGCGGCGCCTCGATCGGTTCGCCCTTTCCTTCGGCATCGGCGAACTCGACGGCGCGGACTTCCGCCGCTGCCTGGACtacgccgccgcctgcgccgtcgAGGACCTGCGCGTCCACTACGTCGACCCAACGTTCCCCAACTTGGACTTCGAGTTCCGCCTCCAGCCGGACGACCCCCACCTCACGCGCCTCTCCCTCCGCGGCATCACCATCTGCAACCCGCTCCGCACTTGTGCCTTCCCCGCCCTCGAGGTCATCCAGCTCCGCCGCGTCTACGTCTCCAACATGACAGTCCAACGCCTTGTCGCCGGTTGCCCCCTCCTCCGCAGCCTCGACTTGCGCTACTGCGCAGGCCTGAACTTCGTCAGCATCGTGGGGGCTGGGGCTCACCTGACGAGCTTCACCGTTGCAGAATGCCCACTGCTCACCAGTATATCTGCCTACGGGGCATCCAGCCTCCGGTCACTCCGCTACAGCGGAGCCTACATTGCTGCCTATAGCATCCCGGCCACCTCGGAGCTCGCTGACATTTGCATCTGCTTCAGGCGACCCGCTCGCGAGTGGACGCCTGTGTGTTATGCACCGGGACCATGCTCTGATGATCTGCGCAGGAACTGGCTTGAACTACTCACAAACCTGTCCAACCTCACTGTGCTTACCCTCTGCAGCAGCGCCCTACAG ACAGTGTCTGCCAGTGCTCGTGCCAGATCAGTTGCCGGCAATGCTGCACCTTGCAAGTTGCACAATTTGAGAGAGCTTCAGCTGCTTATGTTTGCAATGTCCAatgaaaacatggatgatatttaTGTTTTCCTCATGAACTGCTGCGGCCCTCGATTGGAGAGGCTATTTGTGCAG CTTCCGGCAAGGGGCTATCAATGTGCTTCAAAGAAAGAACTATCAGGGATCAGAATCAGAGGAAGAGATCGGCCACTGGAAGAGCTGTTTCAGGTAGAGCCACCTGAGGAAGCTGAGCTAGACGAAGATCAATCAGAGGCTTTTGAGAACCTTATGTTGCTGAAGATGATTAATTTCAGGGGTCACGACAATGAGATGCGGCTGGTAAGGCTTGTGCTGAAGAAGTCTACTCGTCTCAACCAGCTGATACTATTTACTCCCACAAGTAATCTCCCAAAAGGGTCACGGTCAAGAAAAAATCAGCCCAAAGGGCTCAAGAAGGACCATATGGATACACCCCAATTTATTGAAACAAAAGTATTGTCTCTCAGAAAGGCCTCGCCGAATGCTCAGATAATTCTCAGTGAGCCTGATGATAGTGCAATTGAGCCGTTGCACTGTGAGGGTTTTGTCAAGGTTGATTGA